The sequence below is a genomic window from Labrys wisconsinensis.
CGAGCCCGGTGCACCTCGACGGTGCGCGGCGAGATACCGAGGAGGCGGCCGACCTCCTTGTTGGAGGCGCCGCCGGCGATCTGGGCCAAAACCTCCTGCTCGCGCCGGGTGAGGGCCTCGAGCGGCGAGCGCCCGGATTCGGACACGGCGCCGGGACCGGCAGGCGGTTCGGCCATGCCGAGGATCGCGCCGAGGCCGGCGAGCATGCGCCCGAACTCGAGCGGCCATTCGAACACGTCAGCGGCACCGCTCTTCATCGCCTCCACCGCCAGGCGCACGCTGGCATGGGCCGCGGCGGCCAGCACCGGCGCCGGGCAGCGGCGTGCCCGGAGCTCCCGCAGGAGGGCAAGGCCGGCGGGCGGGGCGGCGCCGAGATCGACCACGATCAGCGCCGGCGCACGGTCGGCGAGGCGCTCGAGGCAGTCGGCGGCGTCCCGCACCCGGATCAACGCGGCGGATCGGTCGGCAAGCTGCAGCGACAGGGCGGCATGCACCAGGCCGGCGGCATCGACCACCAGGATCTCCGGCACCTCCGCGTGCGGCGTCTGGCCGGCGCCCATGTCCCATCCCCGTCGCGCCTGCATCGGCCCGACTCTCTACGACGGGGGTGGCGCGGGCATCAATGCCCATGGCTCGAACGCACGGGCCGCATGGCCCGCGCGGGGCCGGGACGTGCGGTCAGGCCCGCTTCAGCCAGTCGACCAGGCGGGCGGCGGCGACCTCGAGCTGCTCGGGGCTGCGGAGGAAGCACAGCCGCATGAAGCCCTCGCCGCCCGCGCCGAAGGCGGTGCCGGGCGCCAGGCCGACATTGGCCTCGTCGACGATCTCCAGGCCGAGCCGGCGCACGTCGGGTTTGCCGTCGACGGCGAAGAACAGGTAGAAGGCACCGCGCACGGGTGCGAAGCGCACCCGGCCGGTGGCGCCGAGCGCATCGCAGACGATGTCGCGGCCGCGCCTGGCCCGGGCGATCTGGTGGGCGACGAAGCCCTCGCCCCGGTCGAGTGCGGCCACCCCGCCCCGCTGCATGAAGGCGGCGATGCCCGAGGTGGAGTACTGCACCAGGTTCTCGATCACCTGGCCGAGCTCGGGCGGCGCCTCGAGCCAGCCGAGGCGCCAGCCGGTCATCGCCCAGTTCTTGGAGAAGGTCTCGACGAAGAGGATGCGGTCGCCCGGCTCGCGGATGTCGCGGAAGGAGGGCGCCCGCTCGCCCTCGTAGACGAAGCGGGTGTAGATCTCGTCGGCGATGATCCACAGGCCGTGCCGGCGGCCGAGGTCGAGGAGGAAGCGCAGGTCCTCGGCGCTCGCCACCCAGCCCGTCGGGTTGGACGGCGAGTTGACGCAGATCGCCCGGGTGCGCGGCGTCACCGCGGCGGCGAGGCGGTCGTGGTCGAGCCGCCAGCCGGCATCGGTGTAGGTCTTGGGCACCGGCACCACGCGGGCGCCGGCGATGCCGGCCGCAGCGGCCGCGTTGGGCCAGGCCGGGCTCGGGACGATCACCTCGTCGCCCGCGCCGGCCACCATGCGCATGCAGATCTGGATGGCATGCATGCCGCCCTGGGTGACGAA
It includes:
- a CDS encoding response regulator transcription factor — its product is MGAGQTPHAEVPEILVVDAAGLVHAALSLQLADRSAALIRVRDAADCLERLADRAPALIVVDLGAAPPAGLALLRELRARRCPAPVLAAAAHASVRLAVEAMKSGAADVFEWPLEFGRMLAGLGAILGMAEPPAGPGAVSESGRSPLEALTRREQEVLAQIAGGASNKEVGRLLGISPRTVEVHRARIMEKLGARNAADLVRIVLSEPRP
- a CDS encoding pyridoxal phosphate-dependent aminotransferase; translated protein: MTNAARPLVATGASSLLEGLRPEALGAPESGIVEVMNYGRGRDGLIPLWAGEGDLPTPAFITEAATRALVAGETYYTWQRGIPELREAIARYNAALFGQPADSERFFVTQGGMHAIQICMRMVAGAGDEVIVPSPAWPNAAAAAGIAGARVVPVPKTYTDAGWRLDHDRLAAAVTPRTRAICVNSPSNPTGWVASAEDLRFLLDLGRRHGLWIIADEIYTRFVYEGERAPSFRDIREPGDRILFVETFSKNWAMTGWRLGWLEAPPELGQVIENLVQYSTSGIAAFMQRGGVAALDRGEGFVAHQIARARRGRDIVCDALGATGRVRFAPVRGAFYLFFAVDGKPDVRRLGLEIVDEANVGLAPGTAFGAGGEGFMRLCFLRSPEQLEVAAARLVDWLKRA